A genome region from Methanococcoides burtonii DSM 6242 includes the following:
- a CDS encoding DUF190 domain-containing protein, whose translation MVSKILRIFLNENCIFDGKVAHEAILELLKEARVSGATVLHGIEGYGVHNKIHTASILRLGTQLPIIVEAIDSEEKIREILPNIRKMVPEGLITLQEVEIIH comes from the coding sequence ATGGTATCAAAAATTCTCAGGATATTCCTTAATGAAAATTGTATATTTGATGGAAAAGTAGCACATGAGGCCATATTGGAACTACTCAAAGAAGCCAGGGTATCAGGAGCAACAGTCCTCCATGGTATCGAAGGATATGGCGTGCATAATAAGATACATACTGCAAGCATACTTAGACTTGGAACCCAGCTTCCCATAATAGTAGAAGCTATTGATTCAGAAGAAAAAATCAGGGAGATACTCCCAAACATAAGAAAGATGGTCCCTGAAGGACTG